In Papaver somniferum cultivar HN1 chromosome 1, ASM357369v1, whole genome shotgun sequence, a genomic segment contains:
- the LOC113289087 gene encoding probable replication factor A 73 kDa subunit, which produces MREITIENLRGTTMKIAIWGSAANQAANVLICNATTTHVLIENGWHYLTCHRCSKKVMGDDGDLRCTKCEAKVEMPIARFMVRFEVEDHTGTTVFVALDSEVQKLVRSTATELTRSVRG; this is translated from the exons ATGCGCGAGATCACAATTGAAAATCTCAG GGGCACAACTATGAAAATTGCTATATGGGGTTCTGCCGCCAACCAA GCCGCCAACGTTCTCATATGTAACGCCACCACCACCCATGTGCTGATTGAAAATGGTTGGCACTATCTTACCTGCCATCGGTGTAGCAAGAAGGTTATGGGTGACGATGGAGACCTTCGGTGCACTAAATGTGAAGCCAAAGTTGAAATGCCCATTGCAAG GTTCATGGTCCGCTTTGAGGTGGAGGACCACACTGGCACCACAGTGTTTGTAGCTCTCGATAGTGAAGTTCAGAAATTGGTCCGTTCTACCGCAACTGAGCTCACCAGGAGCGTCAGAG GATAA